The following coding sequences are from one Hydra vulgaris chromosome 04, alternate assembly HydraT2T_AEP window:
- the LOC100207568 gene encoding protein SDA1 homolog, with protein MSDRNRNNLPNNLAQLQNLIKRNPDLYKEEFVQQWRHFQSNLDVFKLNPSTPSESVAETAMFIAQVGNCYPEEIADLPTHLVDILSQHYSVMNSELRMTLCKALVLLRNKNMVPPLQVLQLFFKLLKAKDKLLRKTLYNHIVGDIKRVNAKNKNNKINTSLQNYMFSILKDNSVVAAKMSVDILIELYRKNIWNDAKTVNVLVTACYSKANKVKVAALKFFLGSDTPENVKDDSDSDSEDNETKAKKLIYAGTISKKTAKKSRKLEKALSLLRKSKKKKKPVSFNFSAIHLINDPQGFAETLFKSVEQSTDLFEVKLMVMNLIARLIGIHELIVLNFYPFLQRFLQPHQREVTKLLMFAAQSSHEMVPPDVIEPVLMTIANNFVSEKNNNEVMAVGLNAIREICARCPLSMSDNLLQDLVQYKTCKSKTVMMAARSLLQLYRNVDPTLLRKKDRGRPSKNTSTLNEHPAKEFGSLEPVSFVPGAEILELTKDSEVDHENNTDDDEWEEASEDEEDLEDEDEEDWIDVSHSEEEKDEKEEVSDDEALAADNEKKAEMVSTTRILTDEDFKKIQEQSLSEKLHGTKRKAQFNSDKSDIIDLAQIENVHKKMCHDKQSRLATVLAGREGRESYSKVKPKRLNEHASTTNKEKVKSKPFMMITHGRNARSKVKKSFREKQISLRDSLLKREGKLGNRRKR; from the exons ATGAGTGACCGTAACCGTAATAACCTGCCCAATAATCTAGCCCAGTTGCAAAATCTTATTAAGCGCAATCCTGATTTGTATAAAGAGGAGTTTGTTCAACAGTGGCGGCATTTTCAGTCAAACTTGGATGTTTTCAAGTTAAATCCATCTACCCCTTCTGAGTCTGTTGCTGAAACTGCTATGTTTATTGCCCAg GTTGGTAACTGTTATCCTGAAGAAATAGCTGACTTGCCTACGCACTTAGTGGATATCTTGTCACAGCATTATTCTGTAATGAATTCTGAACTTCGAATGACCTTGTGCAAGGCATTAGTGTTACTTCGCAATAAAAATATGGTCCCCCCACTTCAAGTTCTGCAGTTATTTTTCAAGTTGCTTAAAGCTAAAGATAAACTTTTGCGCAAAACACTGTACAATCATATAGTCGGAGATATCAAGCGagttaatgcaaaaaataaaaacaacaaaattaatacTTCTCTACAAAATTATATGTTTTCTATACTGAAAGACAATAGCGTTGTAGCTGCAAAAATGTCTGTTGACATTCTCATTGagttatatagaaaaaacatttgGAATGATGCAAAAACTGTAAATGTATTAGTGACTGCATGCTATTCCAAAGCTAATAAAGTCAAGGTTGcggctttaaaattttttttaggtagtgATACACCAGAAAATGTTAAGGATGATAGTGATTCAGATAGTGAGGACAATGAAACCAAGGCAAAGAAATTGATTTATGCAGGAACAATCagtaaaaaaacagcaaaaaaaagcCGTAAATTAGAGAAAGCATTGTCTTTATTAAGGaagtcaaaaaagaaaaaaaaaccggTTTCTTTTAACTTCTCTGCTATCCATCTTATCAATGATCCACAAGGATTTGcagaaactttatttaagtcTGTGGAGCAATCTACAGATTTGTTTGAGGTTAAATTAATGGTGATGAACCTTATTGCAAGGCTTATCGGAATACATGAGTTGATAGTGCTGAACTTTTATCCATTTTTGCAACGCTTCTTGCAACCACATCAACGTGAAGTGACTAAGCTGTTAATGTTTGCTGCTCAATCTTCTCATGAAATGGTTCCTCCTGATGTAATTGAACCTGTTCTTATGACTATAgcaaacaattttgtttccgaaaaaaacaataatgag GTAATGGCTGTGGGTCTAAATGCAATTAGAGAAATATGTGCGCGATGTCCATTATCAATGAGTGACAATCTCTTACAGGATCTTGTGCAGTACAAAACATGTAAGAGTAAAACTGTGATGATGGCAGCCCGATCCCTATTGCAACTTTATCGGAATGTTGATCCTACTTTGTTAAGAAAGAAAGATAGAG GTAGACCATCTAAAAACACATCAACCTTAAATGAGCATCCTGCAAAAGAGTTTGGTAGTTTAGAACCTGTTTCTTTTGTTCCTGGTGCAGAGATACTTGAATTAACAAAAGATAGTG AGGTAGATCATGAGAATAATACAGATGATGACGAGTGGGAAGAAGCTAGTGAAGATGAAGAAGATTTagaagatgaagatgaagaGGATTGGATTGATGTATCTCACTCTGAAGAAGAAAAAGACGAAAAAGAAGAAGTGTCTGATGATGAAG CGCTTGCTGCCGACAATGAAAAGAAAGCAGAAATGGTAAGCACAACTAGAATTCTAACAGAcgaagactttaaaaaaatacaagaacaaAGTCTTTCAGAAAAATTACATGGCACAAAACGTAAAGCTCAATTCAATAGTGATAAGTCTGACATCATTGACTTGGCTCAAATAGAAAATGTGCACAAGAAAATGTGCCACGATAAACAATCAAGGCTTGCTACTGTATTGGCTGGTAGAGAAGGTCGTGAAAGCTACAGCAAAGTAAAGCCTAAACGACTCAACGAACACGCAAGCAcgacaaataaagaaaaagtcaAATCGAAACCTTTCATGATGATCACTCATGGTAGAAATGCAagaagtaaagtaaaaaaatcttttcgtgAAAAACAAATCTCTTTACGTGATTCGCTCTTAAAACGTGAAGGTAAACTGGGAAACAGAAGGAagcgataa
- the LOC100208771 gene encoding protein phosphatase 1K, mitochondrial, whose amino-acid sequence MFYRCYKLSMHLCKSLASIRPHTKTICFLNNIRNLLTSSNFEISNGYQPGVSSVCGRNHINEDRFLIRNVSDKVQFFGVFDGHNGSYVSEFVRKRLVILLEKNLSQKADDHLFEVVENTFLVSFEECQKEIEKHLRNENFKEKDIVGSTAVVALLTNQTYLSVANIGDSKAIVSEKGNPVELSIEHSPSNPHEAQRIEKRGGWIDWDSHFNPLVNGRLSITRSFGNLSLRSSGIVSKPTIQHRVVDNDSFLVLCSDGISHSITDREIVSIINQHKNPADACFDLTSTAQQYGSDDDVTAIVVPLNKWAVHFTDTSPVAYSMFRTMIGSRSGG is encoded by the exons atgttttatagaTGCTATAAGCTTTCGATGCATTTATGTAAGAGCTTAGCAAGTATCCGACCTCATACTAAAACCATATGTTTTCTGAACAATATACGTAATCTTTTAACCAGTTCCAACTTTGAGATATCGAATGGCTACCAGCCAGGTGTGAGCAGTGTTTGTGGAAGAAATCATATTAATGAAGACAGGTTTCTTATAAGAAATGTTTCTGacaaagttcaattttttggaGTATTTGACGGACATAACGGTAGTTACGTTTCTGAATTTGTACGAAAACGTCTTGTGattttactagaaaaaaatCTTTCCCAAAAAGCAGATGATCACCTGTTTGAAGTCgtagaaaatacttttttggttTCTTTTGAGGAGTGTCAGAAAGAAATTGAAAAGCATCTTagaaatgaaaatttcaaagagAAAG atattGTGGGTTCAACAGCCGTGGTTGCACTTTTAACAAATCAAACTTATCTTTCGGTAGCAAATATTGGTGACAGTAAAGCTATAGTGAGCGAAAAAGGAAATCCAGTTGAACTTTCTATTGAACATAGCCCAAGTAATCCTCATGAAGCTCAACGCATAGAAAAACGGGGTGGATGGATTGATTGGGACAGTCATTTTAATCCGTTAGTCAATGGACGCTTGTCTATTACACGTTCATTTGGAAATTTATCTCTTCGCTCTTCTGGGATTGTCAGCAAACCTACTATTCAACATAGAGTTGTCGACAACgattcttttttagttttatgtagtGACGGGATCAGCCATTCGATTACTGATCGCGAGATCGTTTCTATAATTAACCAACATAAAAATCCTGCAGATGCTTGCTTTGACCTAACAAGCACTGCTCAACAGTATGGATCAGATGATGATGTTACTGCTATTGTGGTTCCGTTGAATAAGTGGGCTGTACATTTTACTGACACTTCCCCTGTCGCTTACAGTATGTTTCGAACAATGATTGGATCTCGTTCTGGTGGATAA